A region of Brevundimonas sp. NIBR10 DNA encodes the following proteins:
- the tuf gene encoding elongation factor Tu: MAKEKFERNKPHCNIGTIGHVDHGKTTLTAAITMTLAKAGGAKAMAYADIDAAPEEKARGITINTAHVEYETANRHYAHVDCPGHADYVKNMITGAAQMDGAILVVSAADGPMPQTREHILLARQVGVPALVVFMNKVDLVDDAELLELVEMEVRELLSSYQFPGDDIPITMGSAKAATDGVNPEIGENQVLKLMETVDAYIPQPERPVDLPFLMPVEDVFSISGRGTVVTGRVERGIVKVGEEVEIVGIRPVQKTTCTGVEMFRKLLDQGQAGDNVGVLLRGTKREDVERGQVLCKPGSITPHTKFLAEAYILTKEEGGRHTPFFTNYRPQFYFRTTDVTGIVHLKEGVEMIMPGDNAELNVELITPIAMEEKLRFAIREGGRTVGAGVVAKIIA, from the coding sequence ATGGCCAAGGAAAAGTTCGAACGTAACAAGCCGCATTGCAACATCGGCACGATCGGTCACGTTGACCACGGCAAGACGACGCTGACGGCGGCGATCACGATGACGCTGGCCAAGGCCGGCGGCGCCAAGGCCATGGCCTATGCCGACATCGACGCGGCTCCGGAAGAAAAAGCTCGCGGCATCACGATCAACACGGCGCACGTCGAGTATGAGACGGCCAACCGTCACTATGCCCACGTCGACTGCCCCGGCCACGCCGACTATGTGAAGAACATGATCACCGGTGCCGCCCAGATGGACGGCGCGATCCTGGTGGTGTCGGCCGCCGACGGCCCGATGCCCCAGACCCGCGAACACATCCTGCTGGCCCGTCAGGTCGGCGTGCCCGCCCTGGTCGTGTTCATGAACAAGGTCGACCTGGTCGACGACGCCGAGCTGCTGGAACTCGTCGAGATGGAAGTGCGCGAGCTGCTTTCGTCCTACCAGTTCCCGGGCGACGACATTCCGATCACCATGGGCTCGGCCAAGGCCGCGACCGACGGCGTGAACCCGGAAATCGGCGAGAACCAGGTTCTCAAGCTGATGGAAACCGTCGACGCCTACATTCCGCAACCGGAACGCCCGGTCGACCTGCCCTTCCTGATGCCGGTCGAGGACGTGTTCTCGATCTCGGGTCGCGGCACCGTGGTCACGGGTCGTGTCGAGCGCGGCATCGTCAAGGTCGGTGAGGAAGTCGAGATCGTCGGCATCCGCCCCGTCCAGAAGACGACCTGCACCGGCGTGGAAATGTTCCGCAAGCTGCTCGATCAAGGTCAGGCGGGCGACAACGTCGGCGTGCTGCTGCGCGGCACCAAGCGTGAGGACGTCGAGCGCGGTCAGGTCCTGTGCAAGCCGGGCTCCATCACCCCGCACACCAAGTTTCTGGCCGAGGCCTACATCCTGACCAAGGAAGAGGGCGGCCGTCACACGCCGTTCTTCACCAACTATCGCCCGCAGTTCTACTTCCGCACCACGGACGTGACCGGCATCGTTCACCTGAAGGAAGGCGTCGAGATGATCATGCCCGGCGACAACGCCGAGCTGAACGTCGAACTGATCACGCCCATCGCCATGGAAGAGAAGCTCCGCTTCGCCATCCGTGAAGGCGGCCGCACCGTCGGTGCCGGCGTCGTCGCCAAGATCATCGCCTAA
- the fusA gene encoding elongation factor G, which translates to MARTHKLEDYRNFGIMAHIDAGKTTTTERILYYTGKNHKIGEVHDGAATMDWMDQEQERGITITSAATTAFWQGKRLNIIDTPGHVDFTIEVERSLRVLDGAVTVLDGNAGVEPQTETVWRQADKYNVPRIVFVNKMDKIGADFDASVQSIRDRLGAKAVPIQFPIGSESSLSGLVDIVAMNSVVWDNDALGANFTVGPIPADLVDKANEARQYLIDNAVELDDEAMEAYLEGTEPSIEVLKKCIRKAVLTGAFYPILCGSAFKNKGVQTLLDAVVDYLPSPLDIPPTPGIDFKTEEPVVRRASDDEPLSILAFKIMDDPFVGSLTFCRLYSGKMETGQNLLNSSRDKKERVGRMLQMHSNNREDVKEAYAGDIVALAGLKDTRTGDTLCDPMKSPVILEKMEFPAPVIEISVEPKTKADQEKLGVALAKLASEDPSFTVSTDHESGQTILKGMGELHLDIKIDILKRTYKVEATIGAPQVAYRESLGRKVDIDYTHKKQTGGTGQFARVMITFEPGEPGSGFVFENSIVGGAIPKEYIPGVEKGLNSSKDNGLLAGFPLIDFKATLTDGKFHDVDSSVLAFEIAARAAFRELKDKGAPKLLEPIMAVEVVTPEDYLGSVIGDLNGRRGMIQGQDMRGNATVVNAFVPLANMFGYVNTLRGMSQGRAAFTMQYDHYEPVPQHVADEVIKKYSA; encoded by the coding sequence AGGACTACCGCAACTTCGGCATCATGGCCCACATCGATGCGGGCAAGACGACGACGACCGAGCGGATCCTGTATTACACCGGCAAGAACCACAAGATCGGCGAAGTCCACGACGGTGCCGCCACCATGGACTGGATGGACCAGGAGCAGGAGCGGGGGATTACGATCACCTCGGCTGCGACCACGGCCTTCTGGCAGGGCAAGCGCCTGAACATCATCGACACCCCCGGCCACGTGGACTTCACCATCGAAGTCGAGCGTTCGCTGCGCGTGCTCGACGGTGCCGTGACGGTGCTGGACGGCAACGCGGGCGTCGAGCCGCAGACCGAAACCGTCTGGCGCCAGGCCGACAAGTACAACGTTCCCCGGATCGTGTTCGTCAACAAGATGGACAAGATCGGCGCCGACTTCGACGCCTCGGTGCAGTCGATCCGCGACCGCCTGGGCGCCAAGGCCGTGCCGATCCAGTTCCCGATCGGCTCCGAGTCCTCGCTGTCCGGCCTGGTCGATATCGTCGCCATGAACTCGGTGGTCTGGGACAACGACGCCCTGGGCGCCAACTTCACCGTCGGCCCGATCCCGGCTGACCTGGTCGACAAGGCCAACGAGGCCCGCCAGTACCTGATCGACAACGCCGTCGAACTCGATGACGAGGCGATGGAAGCCTACCTCGAAGGCACCGAGCCCTCGATCGAAGTGCTCAAGAAATGCATCCGCAAGGCCGTGCTGACCGGCGCCTTCTATCCGATCCTGTGCGGCTCGGCGTTCAAGAACAAGGGCGTTCAGACCCTGCTCGACGCCGTCGTCGACTACCTGCCGTCGCCGCTGGACATCCCGCCGACGCCGGGCATCGACTTCAAGACCGAAGAGCCCGTCGTGCGTCGCGCCTCGGACGACGAGCCTCTGTCGATCCTGGCCTTCAAGATCATGGACGACCCCTTCGTCGGCTCGCTGACCTTCTGCCGCCTGTATTCGGGCAAGATGGAAACCGGCCAGAACCTGCTGAACTCCTCGCGCGACAAGAAAGAGCGCGTGGGCCGGATGCTGCAGATGCACTCCAACAACCGCGAGGACGTCAAGGAAGCCTACGCCGGCGACATCGTCGCCCTGGCCGGCCTCAAGGACACCCGCACGGGCGACACCCTGTGCGACCCGATGAAGTCGCCGGTCATCCTGGAGAAGATGGAGTTCCCGGCACCCGTGATCGAGATCTCGGTCGAGCCCAAGACCAAGGCCGACCAGGAGAAGCTGGGCGTCGCCCTGGCCAAGCTGGCGTCGGAGGATCCGTCCTTCACCGTCTCGACCGACCACGAGTCGGGCCAGACCATCCTCAAGGGGATGGGCGAGCTTCACCTGGACATCAAGATCGACATCCTGAAGCGCACCTACAAGGTCGAGGCCACCATCGGCGCGCCGCAGGTCGCCTATCGTGAATCGCTCGGCCGCAAGGTCGACATCGACTACACCCACAAGAAGCAGACCGGTGGTACGGGCCAGTTCGCCCGCGTCATGATCACCTTCGAGCCCGGCGAACCCGGCTCGGGCTTCGTGTTCGAGAACTCGATCGTCGGCGGTGCCATTCCCAAGGAATATATCCCGGGCGTGGAAAAGGGCCTGAACTCGTCCAAGGACAATGGCCTGCTGGCCGGCTTCCCGCTGATCGACTTCAAGGCGACCCTGACGGACGGCAAGTTCCACGACGTCGACTCCAGCGTGCTGGCGTTCGAAATCGCGGCCCGCGCCGCCTTCCGCGAACTGAAGGACAAGGGCGCGCCCAAGCTGCTCGAGCCGATCATGGCCGTCGAGGTCGTGACGCCTGAGGATTACCTGGGTTCGGTCATCGGCGACCTGAACGGTCGTCGCGGCATGATCCAGGGTCAGGACATGCGCGGCAACGCCACCGTCGTGAACGCCTTCGTGCCGCTGGCCAACATGTTCGGCTATGTGAACACGCTGCGTGGCATGTCGCAGGGCCGCGCGGCCTTCACCATGCAGTACGATCACTACGAGCCGGTGCCGCAACACGTCGCCGACGAAGTCATCAAGAAGTACAGCGCCTAA
- a CDS encoding CPBP family glutamic-type intramembrane protease has product MADGLDLVLAMVAFGVAAIVLGRDLLAFDLIPLATFLPMAVLALLTPAVAEEVVFRGLLIRNGSISSASLTLAASTALFVVWHVVESLTFLLGARLLLLRGDFLVLAAVLGLLCGLLRLRSGGLWTAIALHWLVVVIWKAMLGGPILTNLVG; this is encoded by the coding sequence ATGGCCGATGGCCTGGACCTGGTGTTGGCCATGGTGGCGTTCGGTGTCGCTGCGATTGTACTGGGCCGTGATCTGCTGGCCTTCGACCTCATCCCGTTGGCCACGTTTCTTCCGATGGCCGTTTTGGCGCTGCTGACCCCGGCCGTCGCCGAGGAAGTTGTTTTTCGCGGCCTGTTGATCCGGAATGGATCCATCTCCTCGGCAAGCCTGACGCTGGCGGCCTCGACAGCCTTGTTCGTCGTTTGGCACGTCGTGGAGAGCCTGACCTTTCTGCTAGGTGCACGCCTGTTGCTTCTGAGAGGCGACTTTCTGGTATTGGCCGCCGTCCTTGGCCTGCTCTGTGGTTTGCTGCGTCTTCGCTCCGGCGGGCTGTGGACGGCGATCGCCCTGCACTGGCTTGTTGTCGTGATCTGGAAGGCGATGCTCGGCGGTCCGATCCTCACCAATCTTGTGGGCTGA